A window of the Brassica napus cultivar Da-Ae chromosome C5, Da-Ae, whole genome shotgun sequence genome harbors these coding sequences:
- the LOC106389062 gene encoding vascular-related unknown protein 1-like, which yields MFCLITTYMTILLTTFIDRPNNINPNIVIFYTSICKGFFFRNNKMDLYITFTKKLRELYWNLNILSEDGLISHFFRSPSTAFSSPYNFDQRFGAHVMTTSRFRLLSIQLILFRLFKIPWKNNELYIPITQRNHLKNYSILVWVVIPPFSHMMSFSCNSYVQNHAPFDHHDDDVDIDHHASDHQEESGWTTYLEDFSKQYRNHWEDSDHQDKSSCSLLGVSPSLVSDAATDAFSGKSFPVKFSAKLKFGKARTKKICEDDSLEDTASSPVNSPKVSQSEHIQTPPRKHDYYVSSSFVMRNTRGMEDHQIQIKEADGQNMSMMGNLREGNNINDLRSRGLCVVPISMLANFNGRF from the exons ATGTTTTGCTTAATTACTACTTATATGACTATATTATTAACCACATTTATCGATCGGCCAAATAATATAAATccaaatattgtaatattttatacatcTATATGCAAAGGTTTTTTCTTTCGGAACAATAAAATGGACTTATATAtcacttttacaaaaaaattacgAGAGTTATACTGGAACTTAAACATACTTTCTGAAGATGGCTTAATCTCACACTTCTTCAGAAGTCCGTCGACGGCTTTTAGTTCTCCATATAATTTTGATCAACGCTTTGGGGCCCAtgtgatgactacatcaagattCCGATTATTATCTatccaattaattttatttcgCCTATTTAAAATACCATGGAAAAATAACGAGCTATATATACCCATTACCCAACGCAACCACTTGAAGAATTATTCGATTTTAGTTTGGGTTGTAATTCCTCCTTTCTCCCACATGATGTCATTCTCTTGTAACTCTTATGTACAAAATCACGCCCCTTTTGATCATCACGATGATGATGTTGATATTGATCATCATGCTAGTGATCATCAAGAGGAGAGTGGATGGACAACTTATCTCGAAGATTTCTCAAAACAATACAGAAATCACTGGGAAGATAGCGATCATCAAGACAAGAGTTCGTGTTCGCTTCTTGGCGTCTCTCCTTCTCTGGTCTCAGATGCCGCCACTGACGCCTTTTCCGGCAAGAGTTTTCCAGTTAAATTTTCGGCGAAGTTGAAGTTTGGGAAAGCAAGAACCAAAAAGATTTGTGAGGATGATTCTTTGGAGGACACGGCTAGCTCTCCGGTTAATAGCCCTAAG GTCAGTCAGTCTGAACATATCCAGACGCCACCTAGAAAACATGACTACTATGTCTCTTCTAGTTTcgttatg AGAAATACGAGAGGCATGGAGGATCATCAAATCCAAATCAAAGAAGCGGATGGACAAAATATGAGTATGATGGGGAATCTCAGAGAAGGAAA CAACATAAACGACTTGAGGAGTCGAGGATTATGCGTCGTCCCTATTTCCATGTTGGCTAACTTTAATGGTCGCTTCTGA
- the LOC106384245 gene encoding septum-promoting GTP-binding protein 1, which produces MAQSCLKIVRLNNLKNRVNRRILILRRFTRLLWSRIVACAPRKSRRYLLLSRAATPSPSVSRPQPPPIPSLDASGGEAVRRISVREHDNNHRRSDSDLVSLKISLLGDPEIGKTCFLAKYVGEDEEVEMRILDKGISCTDKMLSMGGARISYSIWELEGAERSRDLIPTACKDSVAILFMFDLTSRCTLNSVISWYQQARMSNQTAIPVMVGTKFDEFIQLPIDLQWTIASQARTYAKALNATLFFSSASYNINVNKIFKFVTAKLFDLPWTVERNLTIGEPLIDF; this is translated from the exons ATGGCTCAGTCCTGTCTTAAGATCGTTCGACTAAACAATCTCAAGAACAGAGTGAACCGTCGGATTTTGATTCTCCGTCGATTCACGCGTCTTCTCTGGAGCAGAATCGTCGCTTGCGCTCCCAGAAAATCACGGAGATATCTCTTGCTGTCACGCGCCGCCACTCCTTCTCCCTCTGTCTCTCGTCCTCAACCTCCTCCGATCCCCTCCCTTGATGCCTCTGGCGGTGAGGCCGTACGCCGCATATCGGTACGCGAACACGATAATAATCACCGGAGATCGGATTCTGATCTGGTTTCTCTCAAAATCAGCCTCTTAGGAGATCCCGAGATCGGCAAAACTTGCTTCCTG GCCAAATATGTtggtgaagatgaagaagttgaAATGAGAATATTGGACAAAGGGATCAGTTGTACGGACAAGATGTTATCCATGGGGGGTGCTCGCATCTCCTACAGTATCTGGGAACTAGAAG gAGCTGAGAGATCACGGGATCTAATTCCCACAGCTTGCAAGGACTCTGTAGCTATTCTCTTCATGTTCGATCTAACTAGTCGTTGCACACTTAACAG TGTAATCAGCTGGTATCAACAAGCTAGAATGTCTAATCAG ACGGCGATTCCAGTTATGGTAGGAACCAAGTTTGATGAATTCATTCAGCTTCCTATTGATCTTCAATGGACTATTGCTAGCCAGGCGAGAACCTACGCGAAGGCGCTAAACGCGACGCTCTTCTTCTCGAGTGCTTCATACAACATCAACGTAAATAAGATCTTCAAGTTTGTCACGGCGAAGCTCTTCGACTTACCATGGACTGTGGAGCGGAATCTCACCATTGGAGAACCACTCATAGACTTCTAG